In Vreelandella piezotolerans, one genomic interval encodes:
- a CDS encoding FMN-dependent NADH-azoreductase translates to MTTHALLVTSSILGDNGQSNALASHFRQQAAAREGVKVTHRDVVANALPHLAIEELGAWQTPADERTAEQQALAAHSDELLAELRANDVLVLAVPMYNLGIPSQLKAWFDRVLRAGETFRYTENGPQGLIEGKRAIILAARGGQYAGTEFDSQTPHLTTMLGLMGISDVEVVFAEGLNMGDAHRDTALKEAFQAIDQLVEAL, encoded by the coding sequence ATGACCACCCATGCCCTATTAGTGACGTCTTCGATTTTGGGTGATAACGGCCAGTCCAATGCGTTAGCGAGCCATTTTCGACAGCAGGCCGCGGCACGCGAGGGCGTCAAGGTGACCCATCGCGATGTCGTTGCCAACGCGCTGCCGCACCTGGCCATCGAAGAGTTGGGCGCGTGGCAAACGCCTGCTGACGAGCGCACCGCCGAGCAGCAGGCGCTGGCCGCCCACTCGGATGAGCTGCTGGCAGAGCTGCGCGCTAATGATGTGCTGGTGTTGGCGGTACCGATGTATAACCTGGGCATTCCTTCCCAGTTGAAAGCCTGGTTCGACCGCGTGCTGCGCGCCGGTGAAACGTTCCGCTACACCGAAAACGGCCCTCAGGGGCTGATCGAAGGCAAACGGGCCATCATTCTGGCCGCGCGTGGGGGCCAGTACGCAGGCACCGAGTTCGATAGCCAAACGCCGCACCTGACAACCATGCTAGGCCTGATGGGCATCAGCGATGTGGAGGTGGTGTTTGCAGAAGGCCTGAACATGGGCGATGCTCACCGCGATACCGCGCTGAAAGAAGCCTTCCAAGCCATCGATCAGCTCGTCGAAGCACTCTAA
- a CDS encoding NADPH-dependent 2,4-dienoyl-CoA reductase produces the protein MHPAPAYPHLFRPLTVGHLTLPNRVLMGSMHTNLEEAPNGFERLAAFYAERARAGVSLIVTGGIAPNAEGAVFQGANALTDASQVAAHRQVVEAVHAEGGHLCMQILHAGRYAYSPELVAPSALQAPINPFTPRALSSDDVEQQIDDYVRCAILAKQAGYDGVEVMGSEGYLINQFICRRTNQRDDDWGGDFERRMRFPVEIVKRIRQAVGERFLLIFRLSMIDLVEEGSSWEEVVQLGQAIEAAGANVINTGIGWHEARVPTIVTSVPRAAFTEVSRRMRAALSIPLITTNRINMPEVAERVLAEGHADMVSMARPFLADPEWVRKAQAGLADEINTCIACNQACLDHTFMGKLTSCLVNPRACHETEITLTPTQTPKRVAVVGGGPAGLATAVAAASRGHAVVLFERRSELGGQFNYARKIPGKEEFNETLRYFRVMLEKHAVDVRLNTEATVDALADFDEIVVATGVMPRELALLGAGHPCVLSYAEAIEQPERVGQRVAVIGAGGIGFDVSELLSHEGHPATDIDAWCDEWGVDLAVGERGGLKAPQPPRSPRSIVMLQRKSSKPGKNLGKTTGWVHRASLKQRGVQTLTGCEYVRIDDAGLHIRRDGQEQVIEVDTVVVCAGQESVRDLIAPLTQLGGRVHVIGGAAEAAELDAKRAIDQGTRLAAAL, from the coding sequence ATGCACCCAGCGCCAGCTTATCCGCACCTGTTTCGACCGCTGACCGTCGGTCATTTGACGCTGCCCAATCGCGTTTTGATGGGGTCCATGCACACAAATTTGGAAGAGGCGCCGAACGGTTTCGAGCGTTTGGCTGCGTTCTATGCAGAGCGGGCGCGGGCGGGGGTCAGCCTTATCGTGACGGGAGGCATCGCGCCGAACGCCGAAGGCGCCGTCTTTCAGGGAGCCAATGCGCTGACGGACGCCTCGCAGGTAGCGGCGCACCGCCAGGTGGTCGAGGCGGTTCACGCCGAAGGCGGCCATTTATGTATGCAGATTCTGCATGCGGGGCGCTACGCCTACTCTCCGGAGTTGGTCGCTCCTTCAGCGCTGCAGGCACCGATCAACCCCTTTACGCCCCGGGCGCTCTCCAGCGACGACGTCGAGCAGCAAATCGACGACTACGTTCGCTGCGCCATCCTGGCGAAACAGGCGGGCTACGATGGCGTCGAGGTGATGGGATCGGAAGGCTACTTGATCAACCAGTTCATCTGCCGGCGTACCAACCAGCGTGATGACGACTGGGGGGGAGATTTCGAGCGGCGCATGCGTTTCCCCGTCGAGATCGTCAAGCGTATTCGCCAAGCCGTGGGCGAGCGCTTCCTGCTGATCTTCCGGCTCTCGATGATCGATTTGGTAGAGGAGGGCAGCTCCTGGGAAGAAGTCGTGCAGCTGGGCCAAGCCATCGAAGCCGCTGGCGCCAACGTCATCAATACCGGCATTGGCTGGCACGAGGCGCGGGTGCCGACCATCGTGACCAGCGTGCCCCGGGCCGCATTTACCGAGGTGTCTCGGCGCATGCGTGCGGCCCTGTCGATTCCGTTGATCACCACCAACCGTATCAATATGCCCGAGGTGGCCGAGCGGGTGCTGGCAGAAGGCCATGCGGACATGGTGTCGATGGCGCGCCCGTTTTTGGCAGACCCTGAGTGGGTACGCAAAGCGCAGGCGGGCTTGGCGGATGAGATCAATACCTGCATTGCCTGTAACCAAGCCTGTCTGGACCACACCTTCATGGGTAAGTTGACCTCCTGCTTGGTCAATCCCCGCGCTTGCCACGAAACCGAGATTACCCTGACACCGACGCAAACGCCTAAGCGGGTCGCGGTCGTTGGCGGCGGCCCGGCGGGGTTGGCGACGGCCGTGGCGGCGGCCAGCCGTGGCCACGCCGTGGTGCTGTTCGAGCGGCGCAGCGAGCTGGGCGGACAGTTCAATTACGCTCGTAAAATTCCTGGAAAGGAAGAGTTCAACGAAACGCTGCGTTACTTCCGTGTGATGCTGGAGAAACACGCGGTGGATGTGCGTCTGAATACCGAGGCCACCGTAGACGCATTGGCGGATTTCGATGAGATCGTGGTGGCCACTGGAGTGATGCCCCGTGAACTGGCGCTGTTGGGCGCCGGCCATCCCTGCGTGTTGAGCTATGCCGAGGCGATCGAGCAGCCCGAGCGGGTGGGGCAACGCGTGGCGGTCATTGGGGCAGGCGGAATTGGCTTCGATGTGTCTGAGCTGCTGTCTCACGAAGGCCACCCTGCTACGGATATCGACGCGTGGTGCGATGAATGGGGCGTGGATTTGGCAGTGGGCGAGCGAGGCGGCTTGAAAGCGCCACAGCCGCCGCGCTCACCGCGCAGTATCGTCATGCTGCAGCGTAAAAGCTCCAAGCCAGGCAAAAACTTAGGCAAAACCACGGGCTGGGTACATCGTGCTTCTCTAAAGCAGCGGGGTGTGCAGACGCTCACCGGCTGCGAATACGTGCGTATCGATGATGCCGGGTTGCATATTCGTCGCGACGGACAGGAGCAAGTGATCGAGGTGGACACCGTCGTAGTGTGCGCAGGGCAGGAGTCCGTGCGCGATTTGATAGCGCCGCTCACCCAGTTAGGTGGCCGCGTGCATGTCATTGGTGGCGCAGCAGAAGCGGCCGAGTTGGATGCCAAACGTGCCATCGATCAAGGCACGCGGTTGGCGGCAGCGCTGTAA
- a CDS encoding DMT family transporter yields MPLMYFLPPLATVLIWSGNMTINQLTVGAIAPSSIAFLRWLLALLVMTPFVLPAALRHREEIVRNWPKLALLGLLGMGLWQGLAYVAAETTTATNMGILAAMVPLLTVLLSALILKEPPTLGGVVGGVLAFIGVTVLLGRGNPLSLLQLEVAQGDALMVVAATCYALYGVMLKRWAMNLPPWVMLYAQVCFAVLFLLPPYLMGPMTPVDGQNVWLILYAGIPASVITTFLWMRAVRQIGANQSSIFINLMPLFSALIAMALLGEQVSGFHFIGGLLILAGVIMAQTLTRPLVRAAAPHKTRSAQQ; encoded by the coding sequence ATGCCGTTGATGTACTTTTTACCCCCGCTGGCCACGGTGTTGATCTGGTCGGGCAACATGACCATCAACCAGCTGACCGTTGGGGCGATTGCCCCCAGCAGCATCGCCTTTTTGCGCTGGCTGCTCGCGCTGCTGGTCATGACGCCCTTCGTGCTGCCTGCCGCTCTGCGCCACCGTGAGGAAATAGTGCGTAACTGGCCGAAACTGGCGCTGCTGGGGCTGCTGGGCATGGGGCTGTGGCAAGGGCTGGCCTACGTGGCTGCAGAGACCACCACCGCGACCAACATGGGCATTTTAGCCGCCATGGTTCCGCTCCTGACGGTGCTACTCAGCGCCTTGATTCTCAAGGAACCCCCAACGCTGGGCGGTGTCGTAGGCGGCGTGCTCGCCTTTATCGGCGTCACCGTGCTGCTGGGCCGCGGCAACCCACTTTCTCTGCTGCAGTTAGAGGTGGCGCAGGGCGACGCGTTAATGGTGGTCGCCGCCACTTGCTATGCGCTTTATGGCGTGATGCTCAAACGCTGGGCGATGAATCTGCCTCCTTGGGTCATGCTCTATGCCCAGGTCTGTTTTGCCGTGTTGTTCTTGCTGCCGCCCTATCTCATGGGCCCCATGACACCGGTGGATGGGCAGAACGTTTGGCTGATCCTGTACGCGGGCATTCCCGCCTCGGTCATCACCACGTTTTTATGGATGCGCGCCGTACGCCAGATCGGTGCCAATCAATCGAGTATTTTCATCAACCTCATGCCATTATTTAGTGCGCTGATTGCCATGGCGCTATTGGGTGAGCAGGTATCGGGCTTCCACTTCATTGGCGGCCTGCTGATTCTCGCCGGGGTGATCATGGCCCAAACGCTGACGCGCCCGCTGGTACGCGCCGCCGCGCCGCATAAAACGCGCAGCGCCCAGCAGTGA
- a CDS encoding bifunctional GNAT family N-acetyltransferase/carbon-nitrogen hydrolase family protein: MSLEDLHLNLRNLASDDYDQLKSLMDAVYHDIGGAWPKHTIDKLIQEFPDGQIAIEDDGVLVGVALTVQVDYDEFSNPHKYDDLIGHREIILNDPEGDAMYGLDVLIHPDYRGYRLGRRLYEARKELCRSLNLRAILAGGRIPEYHQHAVELTPAQYIDKVSRKEIYDPILSFQLANDFQVKRLLRKYLPEDEQSRGYATLLEWNNILFEPAENVLDTRPTQVRVGAVQWQMREFASVEAALQQIEYFVDALSDYQSDFAVFPELFTTPLMGLQDRAAQKDQTAAIRFLAGFTDRFKSELSRMAVSYNINIIGGSMIEVGEDDRLYNVAYLFHRDGEVEKQLKLHITPQERRDWVIEGGDNLQVFDTDAGRVGILICYDVEFPELGRLLADQDMDILFVPFWVDTKNGYLRVRHCAQARAIENECYVVICGSVGNLPSIENLDIQYAQSAVFTPSDFAFPHDAVLAETTPNTEMIFFSDLDLTRLTVVRAEGSVTNLKDRRKDLFDLRWRDWSWKSGSKQED; the protein is encoded by the coding sequence ATGTCCCTAGAAGACCTGCACCTCAATCTGCGTAACCTCGCCAGCGACGACTACGATCAGTTGAAGTCGCTGATGGACGCGGTGTATCACGACATTGGTGGCGCTTGGCCCAAGCACACCATCGATAAGCTGATCCAAGAATTTCCTGATGGTCAGATTGCTATCGAGGACGATGGCGTGCTGGTCGGCGTGGCGCTCACCGTGCAGGTGGATTACGACGAGTTCTCCAACCCGCACAAATACGACGATTTGATCGGCCATCGTGAAATCATCCTGAACGATCCGGAAGGCGATGCCATGTACGGGCTGGATGTACTGATCCACCCAGACTATCGCGGCTACCGCCTGGGCCGCCGCCTGTACGAAGCGCGTAAAGAGCTGTGCCGTTCGCTCAACCTGCGGGCTATTTTGGCGGGCGGACGTATTCCCGAGTATCACCAGCACGCCGTCGAGCTAACGCCTGCCCAGTACATCGACAAAGTCTCCCGCAAAGAGATTTACGATCCGATTCTGTCGTTCCAGCTTGCCAACGACTTCCAGGTCAAACGTCTGTTACGCAAGTACCTGCCGGAAGATGAGCAGTCCCGAGGCTACGCCACGCTGTTGGAGTGGAACAACATTCTGTTCGAGCCCGCTGAAAACGTGCTGGACACTCGCCCCACTCAGGTACGCGTGGGCGCGGTGCAGTGGCAAATGCGTGAGTTCGCCTCCGTGGAGGCTGCGCTGCAGCAAATCGAGTATTTCGTCGATGCTTTGTCGGATTATCAGAGCGACTTTGCCGTTTTCCCGGAGCTGTTCACCACGCCACTCATGGGGCTTCAGGACCGGGCTGCCCAAAAAGACCAAACGGCGGCCATTCGCTTTTTGGCGGGCTTTACCGACCGCTTCAAGAGCGAGCTTTCCCGCATGGCGGTCTCTTACAACATCAATATCATCGGTGGCTCGATGATCGAGGTGGGCGAAGACGACCGTCTTTATAACGTAGCGTACCTGTTCCACCGCGATGGCGAGGTCGAGAAGCAGCTCAAGCTACATATCACCCCGCAGGAGCGCCGCGACTGGGTGATCGAAGGGGGCGACAATCTGCAGGTCTTCGACACCGACGCGGGCCGAGTGGGCATTCTCATCTGCTACGACGTGGAATTCCCGGAGCTGGGCCGCCTGCTGGCCGATCAGGACATGGACATTCTCTTCGTGCCGTTCTGGGTCGATACCAAAAACGGCTACCTGCGGGTACGCCACTGCGCCCAGGCCCGCGCCATCGAAAACGAGTGCTACGTGGTGATTTGCGGCAGCGTCGGCAACCTGCCGTCCATCGAGAACCTGGATATCCAATACGCGCAGTCGGCGGTGTTCACGCCCTCCGACTTCGCGTTCCCCCACGATGCGGTGCTGGCCGAAACCACGCCCAACACGGAGATGATCTTCTTCTCCGACTTGGACCTCACCCGCCTCACCGTGGTGCGCGCCGAAGGCTCGGTCACCAACCTCAAAGACCGCCGCAAGGATCTCTTCGACCTACGCTGGCGCGACTGGTCGTGGAAGTCCGGCAGTAAGCAGGAAGACTGA
- a CDS encoding MGMT family protein — MPRPELLEQIYTIVDQIPAGRVTTYGRIAKMTEGATPRMVGSAMRHLPEGHQLPWHRVIAASLKLADHGGAARQHEKLRAEGVAFDAKGRVPRHLVWPDE, encoded by the coding sequence ATGCCACGCCCCGAACTGCTCGAACAGATCTACACCATCGTCGATCAGATTCCGGCAGGGCGAGTCACGACCTATGGGCGCATCGCTAAGATGACCGAAGGGGCCACGCCGCGCATGGTGGGGTCGGCCATGCGCCACTTGCCTGAGGGGCATCAGCTACCCTGGCATCGTGTCATTGCCGCGTCACTCAAACTGGCTGACCACGGCGGCGCGGCACGCCAGCACGAAAAGCTGCGTGCCGAGGGCGTCGCGTTCGATGCCAAAGGCCGCGTGCCGCGCCACCTCGTTTGGCCGGATGAGTAG